In the Flavobacterium pallidum genome, one interval contains:
- a CDS encoding formimidoylglutamase: protein MEKLIPFTISDLAKVTNFRSGEIKFGEKMHTIPLGADPEKFMKGCEAKYVLFGIPEDIGIRANYGRPGAASAWKSAISSIANIQHNRFCKGGRILVLGALDVKSEMEEVENLDFNILEDRVKLSAVVGKIDKEVAHIIFTIIKAGKTPIVIGGGHNNAYGNIKGAALAFGRPVNAVNFDAHSDFRILEGRHSGNGFSYAYEEGFLKKYFIFGLHESYTSKNVLDIIKKIEDRVRYNTYDEVKIRKQKDFDQEMFNALSFIKNDPYGIEIDLDALPNIASSAMTMSGYSIEETRLFVSYFGKCTNAAYLHICEGAPDLGEDKNRHLIGKLIGYLVTDFIKANYISESV from the coding sequence ATGGAAAAACTGATTCCTTTTACCATTTCTGACCTTGCCAAAGTGACCAATTTCAGGAGCGGTGAAATCAAATTCGGAGAAAAGATGCATACCATTCCGCTGGGTGCCGACCCTGAAAAGTTCATGAAAGGCTGCGAGGCGAAATATGTGCTTTTCGGTATTCCGGAAGACATTGGTATCCGCGCGAATTACGGCAGGCCCGGAGCGGCTTCAGCCTGGAAAAGCGCCATTAGCAGTATCGCAAACATACAGCACAACCGTTTCTGCAAAGGCGGCCGCATCCTCGTTTTGGGCGCTTTGGATGTAAAGTCAGAAATGGAAGAAGTCGAAAACCTTGATTTCAATATCCTTGAAGACCGCGTGAAACTTAGCGCTGTCGTGGGCAAAATCGATAAAGAAGTCGCGCACATCATTTTCACGATTATTAAAGCCGGCAAAACCCCGATTGTTATTGGTGGTGGGCACAATAATGCTTACGGGAATATTAAAGGCGCTGCATTGGCTTTCGGAAGACCGGTTAACGCCGTGAATTTTGATGCCCATTCCGACTTCCGGATTCTTGAAGGCCGGCACAGCGGAAACGGCTTTTCGTATGCCTATGAGGAAGGTTTCCTTAAGAAATATTTCATCTTCGGGCTACACGAAAGTTATACGTCAAAAAATGTACTGGACATCATCAAAAAGATTGAAGACCGGGTACGCTACAATACTTATGATGAAGTAAAAATACGCAAGCAGAAAGACTTTGACCAGGAAATGTTCAATGCTTTAAGTTTTATAAAAAACGATCCATACGGCATCGAAATTGACCTTGATGCGTTGCCGAATATCGCCAGCAGCGCCATGACCATGAGTGGTTATTCTATTGAAGAAACAAGGCTTTTTGTAAGTTATTTTGGGAAATGCACCAACGCAGCCTACCTCCACATCTGCGAAGGAGCTCCTGACCTGGGCGAAGACAAGAACAGGCACCTGATCGGGAAACTGATTGGTTACCTGGTCACCGACTTCATTAAGGCGAATTATATAAGTGAGTCCGTGTAG